CTTCGCAAACTTGCGTTTTGTGGCAACATAATTGCAGCAAAAACAAGAAAATCTTTCCTCGCCTTAGTAACAGAAATAGAAAAACTGGACATAGAAGAAGTAGTATTGTTAATGGATTTTGACAGGCGCGGCAAGGAATGGACAAAACGTTTAACACGGTACCTTGAACAAACCAAAATAAAGCCAAACGTGTTCTTCTGGCAAGAACTCCGCAATCTGATAAGTCATGATATCAAAGACATAGAAGGCCTGCTACCGTACCTGCAGACTTTAAGGAAGAAGATTGGAAATTCGCAAACTATAATAGAGAGAAAACTGTAACCGAGTATTCGGTAACAATTCACATTTAGTGATGTTAATCCTTACATTATCACTCGGAGGTGACGTTAATGGGGCCATCACAAACCGTTACAGTAAAATATGTAATCCGTGCAAAATTTGAGATCGAGGGCGTTGTAGAAAAACCAGATGTTATTGGAGCAGTTTTCGGTCAAACAGAAGGCTTGTTTGGGCCCGAATTAGATTTGCGGGAACTGCAAAAATCAGGCAGAATTGGAAGGATCGAAATCAATCTACAATCAAAACAGGATAAAACATCTGGAATAATCACCATACCAACAAGCCTTAACCGCGTTTCCACAGCCATACTAGCTGCAAGTATAGAAAGCATCAACCGTGTAGGACCATGCAACTCCAAAATCACTCTGGAAAAAGTTGAAGACATACGTGATGCAAGACGCAAACTCATCATAGGCCGCGCAAAAGAGATTCTTCACCAATGGAACATCGAATCTATGCCAAGCACAGACCAAATTTTTCGCGAAGTCTCAGAAACGCTACGAACGGCAAAAGTTGAAAAATATGGCAAAGAAAAACTCACAGCCGGACCGGAAATCGAAAGTGCAAAAGAGATAATTGTTGTTGAAGGCAGAGCCGACGTTCTCAATCTCTTGAGATGTGGAATACTGAACGTCGTTGCCCTTGAAGGGGCGAAAATTCCAGAAACGATAATCAAACTATGTAAAGGAAAGGAAGCAACGGCGTTTCTAGACGGCGACCGTGGAGGCGACTTGATACTTAAAGAATTGATACAAGTAACTAACACAAAGTATGTTACAAGGGCTCCGCCAGGAATGGAAGTTGAAGAACTAAACTGCAAAGAAATCATGACAGCACTTGACAAAAAGGCTCCTATGGAGCGACTGAAAAGGAGGAAAGAAAGACGCAGGGTGCTTGTTCCAAAGCAAATTGTTAAGGTTGCAAAGGAGTTAGAGGGCAGCTTGGAGGCGGTATTGCTTAATGAAAAGATGGAAAAAATGGAGCGCTTGCCAGTGAGTGAACTTGCAGAAAAGCTTCGACAAATAGAAGATATAGATACTGTGGTTTTCGACGGCGTTATAACACAACGTTTAGTGGACGTCGCCAGTAAGAAGAAAGTCAAATACTTGGTGGCTGCACGTGTTTCAGATGTTGTTAAGCACCCCTTAAATGTGCATCTTATCACTTTCGCTGATATTCAAGGTTAGCTGCCCAAAAACTCAGTTAATGCTTCTTGCTTCTCCTCAACTTTCTCCGGGGTTGTATTTTCTTTCAATGAAGTAGATTTTGAAGTTCTGTCAATTATCAAGACGCGGTTTCCAACAGTGTCTGTACTCCACATCCAAAACTCCGATATGTTACCTTCAATCTCGTAGTTGCTGTCTAAAAGCTAGAAGGTAACCTTCAAATAGTGATCGCCCCAAGAAATAGGATTGCTGCTGTGGATTTTAACTTTTTAATAGCTCGATGTTTCTATTAGGTGACGCAGGCGGTGTGCGATTTTGAAGATTTTAGGGAAGAACTTCAAGAAAGGTATCGTAAAGGTAGTGCCTAAAACGTTGGACGACTTGTGGCATTTATACAACATCATTTATAGGGGCGACTTGGTGTATGCCAGAACAACTCGAGGAGTGAAGGTTGACGGAGAGTATGCAAGACCTCAAAAAGGCAAACGTGTTTCGGTTTTCTTTGGCATAAGAGTTGAAGACGTTTTTTGGGACCGTAGTTTAAACAGACTTCGAGTGCACGGCAAAATACACGAAACACCGGAAGATATCGCTGGACGAGGCGCACACCACACATTAAACATAGCGGTGAACAAGCCGATAACGATAGTAAAGGACAAGTGGCTGAAGCATCAAATTGACCGTCTTGAAAGAGCTAGACGTTTCCAAGCACCACCTATCGTTGTTGTTTCGATTGATAGCGAAGAGTACTGTATCGCAATGATCAGGCAATATGGAATAGATGTACGAGTTGAAAGCAAAGCTAGCCTTCCAGGTAAGTTAGAAGCCGAGAAGAGAGCAAACGCCTTACGAAACTATTTTAGAAAAACATTGAACGCCTTGAGAACACTTTGGCAAAGCATTCATTGTTCAATCGCGATAATTGGAGTAGGCTTCGTCAAAAACCAATTCGTTAGATACGTGAAAAACGAGGCGCCAGACATTGCTCAAGCAGTGATAGAAGTAAAAGGTGTCAACAGCAGCGGAATAGCAGGTATTAAGGAGGCTTTACGCTCCGGCGTGTTAGACAAAGCATTGAAGCATGTGCGCATTGCAGAAGAAGCTAAAGTTGTTGAAGAAGTGCTTGCAAGGCTTGGAAAAGAGAAAGGTGATGTAACATACGGCTTGGAGCAAGTAGAGAAAGCGGGCACATTTGGAGCTGTTGAAACCCTTCTTGTGGCAGATTTTACCATAAGAGACGCTTCAGATGAAAAACGACTGGTTTTGGAGAAGTTAATGAGAGACGCTGAAGAAAAAAGCGGAAAAATTATCGTAATAAGCGTTGAACATGAAGCTGGTCAGAAACTGCTGGCTCTTGGAGGAGTTGCGGCACTTTTACGCTTTCCTGTTAGCTAAACTGAACACACTTTATTTTTCAAAAAATTTTAAGCGCCGTCGCACTTCTGGTTTTGTTTCGGCAAGTTTTTTTAGGGCTTGCTCGAAAGTTTCGTCTGGTGCCAATTCTCTTTTGATAAACACGCCTGTTCTGCCTATTTTATCTCTTCGTAGAAGCGCATGCATACGGTCCAACACTGTCTCTAGAGAAATTCCTAACAGTTTGGCTGTTTCCTCTTCTCGACCGACTATACCGCTTTCAATGTGTCCCTTGTCTGTTGGCTCTATAAGCATAAGTCTCTTGTCAACTCCCGCCACTCTTCTGTCTTCCCTTAGCATTGTAAGAGTGATTTCTCCTCCAAAACTGTAAAAGTCTCTTTCCACTCGACGCATTTTTACGAGAGGAAAGGAAACCGCCTGTTGGCTGTCGATTTCGATGTATCCTTTGACAGCGTAGTAGGGTGTAGCTTGTATAATTAATCGCCTTTTTATCTGAATGCCTGCTCTTTCGAGAGTTATTTCGATTCTGAAAGAAGAGGGGAGGTTGAGTATGAAAATATCTATGTCGCTTTTAGCTGTTACATCTCCTCTCGCAACGCTGCCGTGAGTGATTGTGGTTAGATTTGCCTTTTCCAAAATCTCCATTAGATTAATTGCTTTCGAACGTAGTATCTTCAATTGTTGCCATCGCTGTTTATTGTAGTGGATTTCTAGGCGTTCAGCGTGTCTGATTGGCTTAGTCATGAGATTTGGACCTTCTATAGAAACCTATACTAGAGCGTTAATTTTTAATAAACTAAACCAAAACCCGTGCGATGAAACAATGTCCTCAACATGTACGATGTGTAAACGTAGAGGCGCAATTTACATGCGCCCTTACTCGGGCGAAAAACTATGCAGTAGTTGTTTTTGCCATTCTATAGAGAACAAAGTTAGAGCAGCCATAGCCAAGTACGACATGCTTCGCTTCGACGATAGGATAGCTGTTGGAGTCTCAGGCGGTAAAGATAGTATGGCGCTTCTTCACATTTTGACCAGACTTGAAAGGTCGTTCCCTCAAGCTGAGTTAATCGCTGTTACTGTTGATGAAGGTATCCGCGGTTATAGGGATGAAGCATTAAAAATTGCCGAGGAAGGCTGTAAAAAGCTGGGTGTTGAGCATGTCATTGTTTCATTCAAAGAATTGTTTGGATATAAACTCGACGAGTTGGTTGAGAGATTACATGATAAGAAAAAAAATGGTGGAGGTTTGACGCCTTGTGCCTACTGCGGCGTCTTACGGCGGCGTGCACTTAATTCTGTAGCTCGAAGTTGTGGAGCAACAAAGCTTGCAACCGCACATAACCTCGACGACGAGGCACAAACTGTACTCTTGAACATTTTACATGGTGATCCATTGAGGATAGCTAGAGCTAGACCCGTTTCGTCTGCTACGCATTCGCATTTCGTGTGCCGCATTAAACCTTTCTGTGAAGTCCTTGAAAAGGAAACAACGTTGTATGCTTATTTGCGAAAATTTGAGTTCCAAAACATACCATGTCCCTATGCTCCCGCAGCGTTAAGAAACGACATTCGTACTATGTTGAATAGAATGGAAGAAAAACATCCAGGAATAAAATATACGGTTTATCGCTCAGCAGAGAGGCTAGGGTCTTCCATAGAAAATGCAGTAAAAACAGAAAGACTGAGAAATTGCAGAACATGCGGTGAACCAACTGTAAACGAGATGTGTCAACCGTGCAAAATGCTGCTCAATTTGAAGTCGCATAAACGCTGAGGAACTGTGAATTTTGAGCGGCGGGTCACTGAGGTTCGAAGCCCAGTTTTCGTCAAGCCCACAGCCTACCATTGTCTCGTATCCGCACCCCCTTGAGCGCTGAACGTCTAGACTTAGGTTGCTCCCTCCCGGGCCTGGCCAGATTCACCTAGTAGGCACAGAAACCGCCTCCCTACAGAGACAGCTCCATGACCGCCAGCCCCAAGGGACGGATATTCACTGCAAGGATAAGCGGAGCCCAACGCTCTTTGACGCCTCAGCCTCAGCTCTCAGTCCGTCATATAGAGGATTTACGGTCAAGGCAAAGCCTTTCAGGAGACCCCTAGCCCCCCACCTAAGGCCCGCCACCCAAACTTCATAGCTTCGTCCAAACATTAAAACTTTACCAACCACCAAATTGCTAATACAAAGAGAATAGAGATAGACAAGCATGACTCAAATAGCTTCAAGAAAACTCGTAATCTTCGACGTTGAAGGAGTATTGCTACCTAAAAATCGCTATTTAGTCTTCGAACTAGGGCGAAACCTGAGTTTCTTGCAGTTCATTAAGCTCCTTTTCATTGGTTTCCTCTACGAGATAGGCTTACTCTCTCTAAAATCAGCGCTAGAAACTATGTTCAAACTATTTCGAGATTCCACAGTAGAAGAACTGCTAAATACATTCAGAAAAATACCTTTACTCCCACACACAGAAGCAGTTTTTGTAGAACTAAGGAAAAGAGGGTTAAGAACAGCCCTCATAAGCTCAGGGCTTCCCCAAATGATTGTCGAAAATCTTGCTTCTCGTCTGAAAGCTGACTACGCTTTTGGACTCGAATTAGAAATTAAGGGCAATATCTTGACAGGAAACATCGAAGGCGACGTCATAAAGAAAAACGGAAAAGCCTTCGTAATGAATAAAATCTTGGACCAAGAAAACATTACACGAAGAGATTGTGTGGTTGTAGCTGATGACCGCAACAACTCTCCAATTTTCTATCCAGAGACCTTGAAGATAGGCTACAACCCAGATTTTCTAATAACCCTAAAGTCCGATTATGTAATAAAAGGCAACTTACTAGAAATTGTGCCGATTCTTGAAGGAACTCAAAAAAGGCCTCGTTTTGTTTTATCGCGCAATGAAGTGATTCGGGAAGTTATACATGCCAGCGGATTCTTTGTGGCTCTGGCTGCTATGCGCTTTGGAGTTTATATTGTTGCTTTTCTTCTATTTCTAACGACTCTGACATACATGGCAGCTGAGCTTGCCAGAGTTGAAAGAAAAAGTATTCCCCTAATTTCATCAATTACTCTAAACGCAGCAGCACCCTCAGAACGCTATGAATTTGTTTTGGCTCCAATATTTCTGGCTTTAGGCATCATATTATCTCTTATCCTTTTTCCAACTCCAATAAACTATGCATCGATAGCTATAGTCTCACTTGGAGATAGCACCGCTTCGATTTTCGGCAAAATATTCGGAAAAACTTCAATCCCTTTCAACAAAGGTAAAAGCTTGGAGGGCTCCGTTGCCGGGTTCGCTTTCGCTTTCTTCGGCGCCGCATTTTTTCTTCACCCACTGCAAGCTTTCATTGGCGCAATTGTAGGCACAGTTGTGGAACCCTTGCCGTTGCCGATTAACGACAATCTTTCAACGCCGTTGGCAACTGGTGCCATACTGACTCTTCTCTCTGTAATGTTTTAGGTGTCAAATTATTTGAAATTAGTATTCTCTTTTCATAAAGGATTAGTCTAAGATTACCTGACATAGTTTTCAACAGAGGATGCTATAGCTATCCCTGCCACGACGTTAGAGGATTAAAAAATGATGGAGCGCATAAAAACTGGAGTAGACGGGTTAGATGAACTTATCGGTGGAGGACTAGTAAAAGGCGAAGTAATCTTATTAGCAGGTAGTACCGGCAGCGGCAAAACAATATTCTCTACTCAATTCATTTACAACGGTGCCACACAATATGGAGAAAAGGGAGTGTATGCAACTTTTGAAGAAGATGAAGCAAGCTTACAGAGAAACATGGAAGAACTAGGTATGAACTTGGGAAAACTGGAACGTGAAGGTCAAGTCAGGGTCATAGGATTGCAAGCGATGAAAGACGTGGGTTTGAATGCAAATTTGGACTTTATTCTAAAAATAGTTAAGGAAATGAAAGCTGAACGATTGGTTATAGACTCTCTTACCGCTTTTCTCATTGGAATAGGTGAAAAGTTCGAGTATAGAACTCTAATGCATCTTTTTTATAAAATGCTGAAAAAGATTGGTTGCACAACTATAATGACTTGCAGCGTTCCAGCAGGGTCTAATACATTAGGGCTTGGAATAGAGGAGTTTATTGCCGATTCAGTCATTGTCCTTGAAAACGTTATGGTTGATACTGAACTTAAAACCCGTTTTCTGATTCGAAAGATGCGGGGAACAAGTCACAGCAGAAAGTATCACGATGTCATAATCGGAGAGACTGGACTCAAAATAGTGCCGTTCTCAACGATGTAACACTTGGGAAATATCATGATAGATTTGCTCTTTTATCTAGCAGTTCTGGTGGTTCTCATTACGTTAATAGCTTTTTTTATGCGACAAAAGGGTTCTTACTTCAAGTCAGTGAGAATACTACTCCTTATAGCGTTTTCAGCTGTAGCTTCAATTGTCTTAATTAACATGGTTAAAAACTACATAATAAAAGAAAGCTGGATAATGCAACCATGCATCCTTTGGGGGACATCTGCCGCAATCGTAGCGGCATTGGCAGTAGAGCAAACTGCTTTTATTTTATACAAGCAACAGCAAGTAATACAACGAAAAGGTTTTTTCTCAAATAAGATA
This genomic window from Candidatus Bathyarchaeota archaeon contains:
- a CDS encoding AAA family ATPase, whose translation is MMERIKTGVDGLDELIGGGLVKGEVILLAGSTGSGKTIFSTQFIYNGATQYGEKGVYATFEEDEASLQRNMEELGMNLGKLEREGQVRVIGLQAMKDVGLNANLDFILKIVKEMKAERLVIDSLTAFLIGIGEKFEYRTLMHLFYKMLKKIGCTTIMTCSVPAGSNTLGLGIEEFIADSVIVLENVMVDTELKTRFLIRKMRGTSHSRKYHDVIIGETGLKIVPFSTM
- a CDS encoding TIGR00269 family protein, translated to MSSTCTMCKRRGAIYMRPYSGEKLCSSCFCHSIENKVRAAIAKYDMLRFDDRIAVGVSGGKDSMALLHILTRLERSFPQAELIAVTVDEGIRGYRDEALKIAEEGCKKLGVEHVIVSFKELFGYKLDELVERLHDKKKNGGGLTPCAYCGVLRRRALNSVARSCGATKLATAHNLDDEAQTVLLNILHGDPLRIARARPVSSATHSHFVCRIKPFCEVLEKETTLYAYLRKFEFQNIPCPYAPAALRNDIRTMLNRMEEKHPGIKYTVYRSAERLGSSIENAVKTERLRNCRTCGEPTVNEMCQPCKMLLNLKSHKR
- a CDS encoding nucleotidyltransferase domain-containing protein translates to MTKPIRHAERLEIHYNKQRWQQLKILRSKAINLMEILEKANLTTITHGSVARGDVTAKSDIDIFILNLPSSFRIEITLERAGIQIKRRLIIQATPYYAVKGYIEIDSQQAVSFPLVKMRRVERDFYSFGGEITLTMLREDRRVAGVDKRLMLIEPTDKGHIESGIVGREEETAKLLGISLETVLDRMHALLRRDKIGRTGVFIKRELAPDETFEQALKKLAETKPEVRRRLKFFEK
- a CDS encoding DNA primase, whose protein sequence is MGPSQTVTVKYVIRAKFEIEGVVEKPDVIGAVFGQTEGLFGPELDLRELQKSGRIGRIEINLQSKQDKTSGIITIPTSLNRVSTAILAASIESINRVGPCNSKITLEKVEDIRDARRKLIIGRAKEILHQWNIESMPSTDQIFREVSETLRTAKVEKYGKEKLTAGPEIESAKEIIVVEGRADVLNLLRCGILNVVALEGAKIPETIIKLCKGKEATAFLDGDRGGDLILKELIQVTNTKYVTRAPPGMEVEELNCKEIMTALDKKAPMERLKRRKERRRVLVPKQIVKVAKELEGSLEAVLLNEKMEKMERLPVSELAEKLRQIEDIDTVVFDGVITQRLVDVASKKKVKYLVAARVSDVVKHPLNVHLITFADIQG
- a CDS encoding toprim domain-containing protein; the protein is MSTRLKEKIERIEELLERLALQSAKGIPIIVEGRNDIDVLRKLAFCGNIIAAKTRKSFLALVTEIEKLDIEEVVLLMDFDRRGKEWTKRLTRYLEQTKIKPNVFFWQELRNLISHDIKDIEGLLPYLQTLRKKIGNSQTIIERKL
- a CDS encoding HAD-IB family phosphatase, which produces MTQIASRKLVIFDVEGVLLPKNRYLVFELGRNLSFLQFIKLLFIGFLYEIGLLSLKSALETMFKLFRDSTVEELLNTFRKIPLLPHTEAVFVELRKRGLRTALISSGLPQMIVENLASRLKADYAFGLELEIKGNILTGNIEGDVIKKNGKAFVMNKILDQENITRRDCVVVADDRNNSPIFYPETLKIGYNPDFLITLKSDYVIKGNLLEIVPILEGTQKRPRFVLSRNEVIREVIHASGFFVALAAMRFGVYIVAFLLFLTTLTYMAAELARVERKSIPLISSITLNAAAPSERYEFVLAPIFLALGIILSLILFPTPINYASIAIVSLGDSTASIFGKIFGKTSIPFNKGKSLEGSVAGFAFAFFGAAFFLHPLQAFIGAIVGTVVEPLPLPINDNLSTPLATGAILTLLSVMF
- a CDS encoding mRNA surveillance protein pelota, whose amino-acid sequence is MKILGKNFKKGIVKVVPKTLDDLWHLYNIIYRGDLVYARTTRGVKVDGEYARPQKGKRVSVFFGIRVEDVFWDRSLNRLRVHGKIHETPEDIAGRGAHHTLNIAVNKPITIVKDKWLKHQIDRLERARRFQAPPIVVVSIDSEEYCIAMIRQYGIDVRVESKASLPGKLEAEKRANALRNYFRKTLNALRTLWQSIHCSIAIIGVGFVKNQFVRYVKNEAPDIAQAVIEVKGVNSSGIAGIKEALRSGVLDKALKHVRIAEEAKVVEEVLARLGKEKGDVTYGLEQVEKAGTFGAVETLLVADFTIRDASDEKRLVLEKLMRDAEEKSGKIIVISVEHEAGQKLLALGGVAALLRFPVS